From a region of the Fischerella sp. JS2 genome:
- the mazG gene encoding nucleoside triphosphate pyrophosphohydrolase translates to MSNLQKKNQTQSDADTLAALQELIDVVAKLRSPDGGCPWDLAQTPETLTPYVIEEAYEVIDAINSGDKEAIAEELGDLLLQVVLQAQIAKEYGQFSLQEVAQGISQKLIRRHPHVFGDVLVQSVDEVRQNWEQIKATEKGEPSPENQKLSTKLSSYARKLPPLMATMKISQKAAAIGFEWENIDGVWDKFHEELQEFQEALAHETPERQQAELGDLLFSILQLARWYNLNPSEALQGTNQRFIQRFQKIEGFADRPLSDYTLEELEALWQEAKAQIKRDRG, encoded by the coding sequence ATGTCTAATCTTCAAAAAAAGAATCAAACACAATCTGATGCTGATACTTTGGCAGCGTTACAAGAATTAATAGATGTGGTGGCAAAGTTGCGATCGCCTGATGGTGGTTGTCCCTGGGATTTAGCGCAAACTCCCGAAACATTGACACCGTATGTCATTGAAGAAGCTTATGAGGTGATAGATGCGATTAACAGTGGGGATAAAGAAGCGATCGCTGAAGAATTAGGGGATTTGTTGTTACAAGTTGTCCTGCAAGCACAAATCGCCAAGGAATATGGGCAATTTTCTTTACAAGAAGTAGCACAAGGTATTTCCCAAAAGCTAATTCGGCGTCATCCTCATGTTTTTGGGGATGTGTTGGTGCAAAGCGTAGATGAAGTGCGGCAAAATTGGGAACAAATCAAAGCAACAGAAAAGGGAGAACCATCTCCAGAAAATCAAAAACTGAGTACAAAACTCAGTAGTTATGCCCGTAAGCTTCCACCCTTAATGGCGACGATGAAAATTTCTCAAAAAGCTGCTGCTATTGGGTTTGAGTGGGAAAATATTGATGGAGTATGGGACAAATTCCACGAAGAATTGCAAGAGTTTCAGGAAGCTTTAGCTCACGAAACACCAGAACGACAACAAGCTGAATTAGGGGATTTATTATTTTCTATTCTCCAGCTTGCCCGTTGGTATAATCTCAATCCCAGTGAAGCTTTACAAGGAACAAATCAACGTTTTATTCAGCGCTTCCAAAAAATAGAAGGATTTGCTGATCGCCCCCTGTCTGATTACACTCTCGAAGAATTAGAAGCACTTTGGCAGGAGGCGAAGGCACAAATAAAAAGGGATAGGGGATAG
- a CDS encoding zinc-dependent metalloprotease yields MKRLTFYVVALHTLFLGIVIANAKTLAVEAGKQKRETASVFPNVSVPLSSGLPLSKVWVINNQKSQRQSFIWVQDTKKTGQQPFLLLAKDSQKPHKDKPEKPDEKPDSTSKPSKKDDLEDFNEVIKDTQKQQGLFTLYRNKDENKIYLEIKPEQLNKNFLATATLESGIGEAGIYSGMPLQDFLFYFQQVDKKLNFVVRNVNFRTREGDPQARSLARSFSDSVLYSIEIKSIHPQRKSILIDLSDLLLTDIAGLTSSLGLPGSADESYFGNAKVFPQNVEIESVMNFSGSSSDEEDSEETQNFITVPDSRGFTLRVHYSLSQLPNNNYQPRLADDRIGYFITAYQDLSNDERKEPFVRYINRWHLEKQDPNAPISPPKKPIVFWIDNAVPLEYRSAITEGVLMWNKAFEAAGFKDAIQVKQMPDNAKWDPADIRYNTIRWINTIDGYFAMGPSRVNPLTGEILNASILVDASFIRALKSEYRQIIQPNENERQTRTSLTAFMQNRLLCANGLEANKNQTKRKLFAKHLSKLAGEYDLCYGMEAANQFAFGSLAMRLLQPAPPSSEQIKNYIHQYLRLIIAHEVGHTLGLRHNFRGSTMLTPEQLNNTDITRNRGLVSSVMDYIPPNIAPQDQKQGDYFPQMVGPYDDWAIQYGYTQFPATTPVAEKPFLNKIAEKSDQPELTYATDEDMYDLDPTADAWDNSNNVLLYSRWQLENARIMWDRLNKRPPMDGDSYSDMREQFGTVLGNYFQNIYYATKYIGGQSFYRVHPSEKQQKLPFKAVPVEKQRQALALLQKYIFAEDAFNFSPDLLNKLAPSRWRHWGSSPRIGRLDYPIHDLVLFMQSLVLWDLLSGDRLSRLKDMEFKNKAENSLTLPELFDTLQNGIWTEVLKPQGKTIEISSLRRGLQRRYVETLNEMVLRKQEVPEDARTLAWYKLKQLSEKLDNVRGGDEYTKAHLLETRDRIKKVLDAPLQGN; encoded by the coding sequence ATGAAGAGACTAACTTTTTATGTTGTTGCTTTACATACTTTGTTTTTAGGAATAGTAATCGCTAACGCCAAGACACTGGCTGTAGAAGCAGGGAAGCAGAAGAGGGAAACAGCCTCCGTATTCCCTAATGTTTCCGTCCCCCTGTCTTCTGGTCTACCCTTGTCCAAAGTTTGGGTGATCAACAATCAAAAATCCCAACGCCAGTCTTTTATTTGGGTACAAGATACTAAAAAAACTGGACAGCAGCCTTTTTTACTGCTAGCGAAAGACTCACAAAAGCCCCATAAGGATAAGCCAGAAAAGCCAGACGAAAAACCTGATTCTACTTCCAAACCATCAAAAAAAGATGATTTGGAAGACTTTAACGAAGTCATCAAAGATACTCAAAAGCAGCAAGGTTTATTTACTCTGTACCGCAACAAAGACGAAAATAAGATATATCTAGAGATCAAACCAGAACAACTAAATAAAAACTTTCTCGCCACAGCAACCTTAGAATCAGGGATTGGTGAAGCTGGCATCTACAGTGGTATGCCTTTGCAGGATTTCTTGTTTTATTTCCAGCAGGTAGATAAAAAATTAAATTTTGTTGTTCGCAATGTCAATTTTCGTACCCGTGAAGGAGATCCACAGGCGCGATCGCTTGCCCGATCCTTTAGTGATTCAGTTCTCTACTCCATAGAAATTAAAAGCATTCATCCCCAACGCAAATCTATTTTGATCGACCTCAGTGATTTGCTACTAACAGATATAGCAGGATTAACCTCCAGTTTGGGATTACCGGGAAGCGCCGATGAGTCTTATTTTGGCAATGCCAAAGTTTTCCCGCAAAATGTCGAAATTGAGTCGGTGATGAATTTCTCTGGCAGTAGTAGCGACGAAGAAGACAGTGAGGAAACGCAAAATTTCATCACCGTACCTGATAGCCGTGGCTTTACCTTGCGAGTCCACTACAGTCTTTCTCAACTCCCAAATAATAATTACCAACCCCGGCTAGCAGATGATCGCATCGGCTATTTTATCACCGCCTACCAAGACCTATCCAACGACGAGCGTAAAGAACCCTTTGTCCGCTACATCAACCGTTGGCATCTGGAAAAACAAGACCCTAACGCCCCCATCTCTCCTCCCAAAAAACCGATAGTATTTTGGATAGATAACGCCGTTCCCCTAGAATACCGCTCTGCCATTACTGAAGGTGTCTTGATGTGGAACAAAGCCTTTGAGGCGGCTGGTTTTAAAGATGCCATCCAAGTCAAACAAATGCCAGATAACGCCAAATGGGACCCTGCGGACATTCGTTACAACACAATTCGCTGGATCAACACCATCGATGGATATTTTGCAATGGGGCCTTCCCGCGTTAATCCCCTGACCGGAGAAATTTTGAACGCCAGCATTTTAGTAGATGCTAGTTTTATCCGCGCCCTCAAAAGTGAATATCGCCAAATTATCCAACCCAACGAAAACGAACGACAAACCAGGACTTCCCTCACAGCCTTTATGCAAAATCGCTTGCTTTGTGCCAACGGTTTAGAAGCGAACAAAAACCAAACCAAGCGAAAGCTATTCGCCAAACATTTATCGAAACTAGCTGGAGAGTATGACCTTTGTTATGGAATGGAAGCTGCTAACCAATTTGCTTTTGGTTCGCTAGCAATGAGACTCCTGCAACCAGCACCTCCTAGCAGTGAACAGATAAAAAATTATATCCATCAATATTTAAGGTTAATTATTGCTCACGAAGTCGGACATACTCTGGGGTTACGCCACAACTTCCGTGGTAGTACCATGCTGACACCAGAACAACTCAACAATACAGATATCACCCGTAATAGAGGCCTAGTTTCCTCTGTAATGGACTACATTCCACCCAACATTGCGCCCCAAGATCAAAAACAAGGAGATTATTTTCCTCAGATGGTGGGGCCTTATGATGATTGGGCAATTCAATACGGCTACACCCAATTTCCAGCAACAACTCCCGTAGCTGAGAAACCCTTTTTGAATAAAATTGCCGAAAAATCTGACCAGCCAGAATTGACTTATGCCACAGATGAAGATATGTATGACCTAGATCCCACTGCCGACGCTTGGGATAACAGCAATAATGTCTTGCTTTATTCTCGGTGGCAATTGGAAAATGCCCGGATCATGTGGGATCGCCTCAACAAACGCCCTCCTATGGATGGCGATAGTTATAGCGATATGAGAGAACAGTTTGGTACAGTACTGGGAAATTATTTCCAAAACATTTACTACGCGACAAAATACATTGGTGGACAGTCTTTTTACAGAGTTCATCCTAGTGAGAAACAACAAAAATTACCGTTTAAAGCAGTGCCAGTAGAAAAACAACGGCAAGCATTAGCGCTTTTGCAAAAGTATATTTTCGCTGAAGACGCTTTTAACTTCTCACCAGATTTACTGAACAAATTAGCGCCATCGCGTTGGCGACATTGGGGTAGTAGCCCCCGCATCGGTCGCTTAGACTATCCGATTCATGACTTGGTACTGTTCATGCAGAGTTTGGTGTTGTGGGATTTGCTTTCAGGCGATCGCCTCTCCCGTCTCAAAGACATGGAATTCAAAAACAAAGCCGAAAATTCCCTGACATTGCCTGAATTATTTGATACTCTACAAAATGGTATTTGGACAGAAGTATTAAAACCCCAAGGCAAAACCATCGAGATTTCTAGCTTACGTCGAGGCTTACAGCGCCGATACGTGGAAACTCTCAATGAAATGGTCTTGCGAAAACAAGAAGTTCCAGAAGATGCTCGGACTCTAGCTTGGTATAAACTGAAACAGCTATCTGAAAAACTAGATAACGTTCGTGGTGGTGATGAATATACCAAAGCACATTTACTAGAGACACGCGATCGCATCAAGAAAGTTTTGGATGCACCTTTGCAGGGGAATTAG
- a CDS encoding ubiquinol-cytochrome c reductase iron-sulfur subunit codes for MNRREFIAWVGVGSLASSLPVVIAACSSQTKSQSTNTPVRADGFQVVGTVADLDKNGQLFREETAVGKVLVIKDPSNTSKIIAVNPTCTHKGCVVGWNQDQSSFVCPCHGSKYASDGKVTNGPAEKPLSTYTAKVEGNEVLVKGS; via the coding sequence ATGAATCGTCGTGAATTTATCGCTTGGGTAGGTGTGGGGAGTTTGGCTAGTTCTCTACCTGTAGTCATTGCAGCTTGTTCTTCTCAAACCAAATCCCAATCGACTAACACTCCTGTGCGTGCTGATGGTTTTCAAGTAGTTGGCACAGTAGCAGATTTAGACAAAAACGGTCAACTCTTCAGGGAGGAAACTGCTGTTGGTAAGGTGTTGGTCATTAAAGATCCCAGTAACACTAGCAAGATAATTGCCGTTAACCCTACTTGCACCCATAAAGGTTGTGTTGTGGGATGGAATCAAGACCAAAGTTCCTTTGTATGTCCCTGTCATGGTTCTAAATATGCCAGTGATGGCAAAGTGACAAATGGCCCAGCAGAAAAACCTCTTTCTACCTACACAGCTAAGGTGGAAGGCAATGAAGTTTTGGTCAAAGGAAGCTAA
- the mnmH gene encoding tRNA 2-selenouridine(34) synthase MnmH: MPPLPTYTQQPWTETYSEIIDVRSPQEFTEDHIPGAINLPVLYDSERVEVGRTYKQINPFQARKLGAALVAKNLSEHITQHFANKEKKYHPLIYCWRGGQRSLSMALVLSQIGWRVTLLEGGYKTYRAYVRQQIEELPKKFTYKILCGFTGSGKTHILQQMRERGAQVLDLENLAQHRGSLLGEEWQDKLSPQPSQKYFESLLLQQLQSFNPNQPIWIESESIKIGKIYLPKSLWEKMKQACCIEIQLPITVRIKFLLQKYSHFIEYPDILKLKLETLKYRYGWEKIQQWYQLIDAEKWEVFIKDILHIHYDPTYRKSIQRNFSNIKQVRYLYDLSNESINALLDLSL; this comes from the coding sequence ATGCCACCTTTACCTACATACACTCAACAACCTTGGACAGAAACCTACAGTGAAATTATTGACGTTCGCTCTCCTCAAGAATTTACTGAAGATCACATTCCTGGCGCAATTAATTTACCTGTATTATATGATTCTGAACGCGTAGAAGTAGGAAGAACATACAAACAAATTAACCCGTTTCAAGCGAGGAAATTAGGTGCAGCTTTGGTAGCAAAAAATCTCTCTGAGCATATTACTCAACATTTTGCCAATAAAGAAAAGAAATATCATCCTTTAATATATTGCTGGCGCGGTGGACAGCGTTCTTTAAGTATGGCTTTGGTACTTAGCCAAATCGGTTGGCGGGTAACACTACTTGAAGGCGGCTACAAAACTTATCGTGCTTATGTGCGTCAGCAAATAGAAGAATTGCCCAAAAAATTTACCTACAAAATACTGTGTGGTTTTACTGGTAGTGGTAAAACCCATATTTTACAGCAAATGCGTGAACGGGGCGCTCAAGTATTAGATTTAGAAAATTTAGCTCAACATCGTGGTTCTCTATTAGGTGAGGAATGGCAAGATAAACTTTCACCTCAGCCTTCACAAAAGTACTTTGAATCATTACTTTTACAACAACTACAAAGCTTTAATCCTAATCAACCCATTTGGATAGAGTCAGAAAGTATAAAAATCGGTAAAATTTATTTACCCAAGTCTTTGTGGGAGAAAATGAAACAAGCCTGTTGTATAGAAATTCAACTACCAATTACTGTCAGAATTAAATTTCTATTACAAAAATATTCCCATTTCATAGAATATCCTGATATTTTAAAATTAAAATTGGAAACACTTAAATACCGTTATGGGTGGGAAAAAATACAACAATGGTATCAATTGATTGATGCTGAAAAGTGGGAAGTATTTATCAAAGATATTTTACATATTCACTACGATCCAACCTACCGCAAATCTATTCAACGCAATTTTAGTAATATTAAACAGGTGAGATATCTATACGATTTATCTAATGAAAGTATAAATGCTTTATTAGATTTAAGTTTGTAA
- a CDS encoding glutamate-5-semialdehyde dehydrogenase produces MNISGDNSSNLVAIAKKTRLAALKLSVLSTEAKNQALEAIAQALESAKDEVLQANVADCQTAAAEGIAKPLYKRLQLDEYKLKDAIAGVTDVGKLADPVGAVQIHRELDTGLILKRITCPLGVLGVIFEARPEAAIQIVALAIKSGNGVILKGGKEAIRSCEAIVKAVKQGLSTTAVHPDVVQLLTTREETLELLKLDKYVDLIIPRGSNAFVQFVQENTRIPVLGHADGICHLYIDKAADFNKAITITVDAKTHYPAACNAIETLLIHAEIAPDFLPKIAEALQTQNVELRGDERSREILPSLTLATKIDWETEYSDLILAIKIVDSLEAAIAHINDYGSKHTDAIVTEDAKAAETFLALVNAAGVYHNCSTRFADGFRYGFGAEVGISTQQMPPRGPVGLEGLVTYKYQLTGDGHIAANYTGANAKSFTHKDLA; encoded by the coding sequence ATGAATATTTCTGGTGATAACTCATCAAACCTAGTTGCAATAGCGAAAAAAACACGCTTGGCAGCACTCAAGCTTTCAGTTTTATCAACGGAGGCAAAAAATCAAGCGCTCGAAGCGATCGCTCAAGCTTTAGAATCAGCAAAAGATGAAGTTTTGCAAGCGAATGTTGCTGATTGTCAAACTGCTGCTGCTGAAGGTATAGCAAAACCACTTTATAAACGCTTGCAGTTAGATGAGTATAAGTTAAAAGATGCGATCGCAGGAGTAACAGATGTCGGCAAACTAGCTGATCCTGTGGGTGCAGTGCAAATTCACCGCGAACTTGATACAGGTTTAATTCTCAAACGCATCACTTGTCCTTTAGGTGTTTTGGGTGTGATTTTTGAAGCGCGTCCAGAAGCGGCAATTCAAATTGTAGCTTTGGCAATCAAGTCCGGGAATGGTGTGATTCTCAAAGGTGGTAAAGAAGCCATTCGTTCTTGTGAAGCCATTGTCAAAGCAGTTAAACAGGGATTATCTACAACTGCTGTTCACCCAGATGTGGTACAGTTACTGACAACAAGAGAAGAAACTTTGGAACTTTTAAAATTAGATAAGTATGTAGATTTAATTATTCCTCGAGGTTCTAATGCTTTTGTGCAGTTTGTGCAGGAAAATACCCGTATTCCCGTACTAGGACATGCTGATGGCATCTGTCATCTCTATATAGATAAAGCAGCTGATTTCAACAAAGCAATCACTATCACTGTTGATGCCAAAACCCACTATCCGGCTGCATGTAATGCCATCGAAACTTTACTAATTCATGCTGAAATTGCCCCAGATTTTCTACCAAAAATTGCTGAGGCTTTGCAAACCCAAAATGTAGAATTAAGAGGCGATGAACGCAGTCGCGAGATTCTACCAAGTCTCACATTAGCCACAAAAATAGACTGGGAAACTGAATACAGCGATTTGATTTTGGCAATTAAAATTGTAGATTCTTTAGAAGCAGCGATCGCTCACATTAATGATTATGGTTCTAAGCATACCGATGCGATCGTCACTGAAGATGCAAAGGCGGCTGAAACTTTCCTCGCACTAGTAAATGCCGCAGGAGTTTACCACAACTGTTCTACTCGCTTCGCAGATGGTTTCCGTTATGGTTTCGGTGCTGAAGTCGGAATTAGCACCCAACAAATGCCACCTCGTGGGCCTGTTGGTTTAGAAGGATTAGTTACATACAAGTACCAGTTAACAGGTGATGGTCATATTGCTGCCAATTACACTGGTGCTAATGCCAAATCTTTTACTCACAAGGATTTGGCATAA
- a CDS encoding pentapeptide repeat-containing protein, protein MALLYKVWKRLITYIRRTEEQEISNLTGLELQGVFPLVKINNHQNNLRELLSPEQLQQSLEEWTKNNDLLNIKISDRQLDENIYDLLGNTALTIEVVQAVMQRLVASNDFRPVLLFQRLEDFYRRWCEGVFIDAAPSENLPQKKMLQLQAQNIAIGLRQVDINTGLNVLILLLELHRYAQQRDDLKAQIIFYPSGERHQDNFFTSQLLRVINYSDAIEIGNFCSVVGEFLQSNNFSGAYLGDANLTGVNFSAANLTSAYLGDANLTGVNFSGANLSTANLGDANLSGANLAGANLRCTDLSSTNLSGANLAGADLYRADLSHADLSSANLSGADLSHANLTSGNLRDAKLSSSYLSHAILFGANLSDANLNGANLSYADLCRADLSGTDLNHADLKGSNLSDTILFSTNLRNAILIAADLSYAKLNGAKLNGANLRSAILLGADLGGVDLTDVILNEADLSGVLLNEADLSGADISDAILFGTDLSYANLSSANLSGSNLSGAILSGADLSYTNLSYAILGGADLSDANLEKMTWNENLEWEDVRGLDKTVNMPEALKQQLGLV, encoded by the coding sequence ATGGCACTATTATATAAAGTCTGGAAGCGTTTGATAACTTATATTAGAAGAACAGAAGAACAAGAGATATCAAATCTAACGGGTCTTGAACTACAAGGGGTTTTCCCTTTAGTAAAAATTAATAATCATCAAAATAATTTAAGAGAATTGCTATCACCTGAACAATTGCAGCAAAGCTTGGAAGAATGGACAAAAAACAACGATTTATTGAATATTAAAATCAGCGATCGCCAATTAGATGAGAACATTTATGATTTATTAGGAAATACTGCATTAACAATTGAAGTTGTGCAAGCAGTAATGCAGAGGTTGGTTGCTAGTAATGATTTTCGACCTGTGCTGTTATTTCAGCGTTTAGAAGATTTTTATCGGCGTTGGTGTGAGGGGGTATTTATAGATGCAGCACCCAGTGAAAATTTACCCCAAAAAAAGATGTTGCAGTTGCAGGCGCAAAATATTGCGATCGGACTACGACAGGTAGACATCAATACAGGACTAAATGTGTTGATTTTACTATTGGAGTTGCATCGCTATGCCCAACAGCGAGATGACCTTAAAGCCCAAATAATTTTCTATCCTTCTGGTGAACGACATCAAGATAATTTTTTTACATCCCAACTCCTACGTGTCATAAATTATAGCGATGCGATCGAAATTGGTAATTTTTGTAGTGTTGTTGGGGAATTCCTCCAAAGCAATAACTTTAGTGGCGCTTATCTTGGGGACGCAAACCTAACTGGTGTTAACTTCAGCGCTGCTAACCTCACTAGTGCTTATCTTGGGGATGCAAACCTGACTGGTGTTAACTTCAGTGGTGCTAATCTTAGCACTGCTAACCTTGGTGATGCTAACCTCAGTGGTGCTAACTTAGCTGGTGCTAATCTCAGGTGTACTGATCTTAGCAGTACCAACCTCAGTGGTGCTAACCTGGCTGGTGCGGATCTTTACCGTGCCGACCTCAGTCACGCCGACCTCAGCAGTGCTAATCTCAGTGGTGCTGATCTTAGCCATGCTAACTTGACTAGTGGCAATCTTAGGGATGCAAAACTCAGCAGTAGCTATCTTAGTCACGCGATTCTCTTCGGTGCTAATCTTAGTGATGCGAACCTCAACGGTGCTAACCTCAGCTATGCCGACCTTTGCCGCGCCGACCTCAGCGGTACAGACCTCAATCATGCTGATCTTAAAGGCAGTAACCTCAGCGACACTATTCTCTTTAGCACAAACTTGAGAAATGCTATTCTCATCGCCGCCGATCTCAGCTACGCCAAACTAAACGGTGCTAAACTCAATGGTGCTAACCTCAGAAGTGCAATTCTTTTGGGTGCAGATCTAGGTGGTGTAGACCTCACTGATGTAATTCTCAACGAAGCTGATCTTAGTGGCGTGCTTCTCAACGAAGCTGATCTCAGTGGTGCAGACATCAGCGATGCTATTCTCTTTGGTACTGACCTTAGTTACGCCAACCTCAGCAGCGCTAACCTGAGTGGTAGTAATTTGAGTGGTGCAATTCTCAGTGGCGCAGACCTCAGTTATACAAACCTGAGTTATGCGATTTTAGGCGGCGCAGATCTTAGCGACGCCAACCTAGAAAAAATGACTTGGAATGAAAATTTAGAGTGGGAAGATGTACGTGGTTTAGATAAAACAGTAAATATGCCAGAAGCTTTAAAGCAGCAGTTGGGATTGGTCTAA